A portion of the Saimiri boliviensis isolate mSaiBol1 chromosome 1, mSaiBol1.pri, whole genome shotgun sequence genome contains these proteins:
- the GPER1 gene encoding G-protein coupled estrogen receptor 1, with product MDVTSQARGMGLEMYPGTAQPAAPNSTSPELNLSHPLLGTALTNGTGELSEHQQYVIGLFLSCLYTIFLFPIGFVGNILILVVNISFREKMTIPDLYFINLAVADLILVADSLIEVFNLHEQYYDIAVLCTFMSLFLQVNMYSSVFFLTWMSFDRYLALARAMRCSLFRTKHHARLSCGLIWMVSVSATLVPFTAVHLQHTDEACFCFADVREVQWLEVTLGFIVPFAIIGLCYSLIVRVLVRAHRHRGLRPRRQKALRMILAVVLVFFVCWLPENVFISVHLLQRTQPGAAPCKQSFRHAHPLTGHIVNLAAFSNSCLNPLIYSFLGETFRDKLRLYIEQKTNLPALNRFCHAALKAVIPDSTEQSDVRFSSAV from the coding sequence ATGGATGTGACTTCCCAAGCCCGGGGCATGGGCCTGGAGATGTACCCAGGCACCGCGCAGCCAGCAGCCCCGAATAGCACCTCCCCTGAGCTCAACCTGTCCCACCCGCTCCTAGGCACTGCCCTGACAAATGGGACGGGCGAGCTCTCAGAGCACCAGCAGTATGTGATCGGCCTCTTCCTCTCGTGCCTCTACACCATCTTCCTCTTCCCCATCGGCTTTGTGGGCAACATCCTGATCCTGGTGGTGAACATCAGCTTCCGCGAGAAGATGACCATCCCCGACCTGTACTTCATCAACTTGGCGGTGGCGGACCTCATCCTGGTGGCCGACTCCCTGATCGAGGTCTTCAACCTGCACGAGCAGTACTACGACATCGCCGTCCTGTGCACCTTCATGTCACTCTTCCTGCAAGTCAACATGTACAGCAGTGTCTTCTTCCTCACCTGGATGAGTTTCGACCGCTACCTTGCCCTGGCCAGGGCCATGCGCTGCAGCCTGTTCCGTACCAAGCACCATGCGCGGCTAAGCTGCGGCCTGATCTGGATGGTGTCCGTGTCGGCCACGCTGGTGCCTTTCACCGCCGTGCACCTGCAGCACACTGACGAGGCCTGCTTCTGTTTCGCGGATGTCCGGGAGGTGCAGTGGCTGGAGGTCACACTGGGCTTCATTGTGCCCTTCGCCATCATTGGTCTCTGCTACTCCCTCATCGTCCGGGTGCTGGTCCGGGCGCACCGGCACCGTGGGCTGCGGCCGCGGCGGCAGAAGGCGCTCCGCATGATCCTGGCGGTGGTGCTGGTCTTCTTCGTCTGCTGGCTGCCAGAGAACGTCTTCATCAGCGTGCACCTCCTGCAACGGACACAGCCCGGGGCCGCTCCCTGCAAGCAGTCTTTCCGCCACGCCCACCCGCTCACCGGCCACATCGTCAACCTGGCGGCGTTCTCCAACAGCTGCCTCAACCCCCTCATCTACAGCTTTCTCGGGGAAACCTTTAGGGACAAGCTGAGGCTGTACATTGAGCAGAAAACAAACTTGCCGGCCCTGAACCGCTTCTGCCACGCCGCCCTGAAGGCCGTCATTCCGGATAGCACCGAGCAGTCGGATGTGAGGTTCAGCAGTGCCGTGTAG